One window of the Leptospira ryugenii genome contains the following:
- a CDS encoding ketoacyl-ACP synthase III, with protein sequence MKADIKNVRISHIVTALPKTVVEISSMANVFDQDLESIMKHTGVERIHVASESQCTSDLSEAAANYIFENLGVSRESIGAIVFVSQTPDFIFPPTSTCLQDRLKLRRDITAFDINYGCSGFIYGLFQAAILLNSANIERVLVLAGDTLTRTINQRDRSLRLLIGDGSSATILEKGEGRLYFNIKTDGSGAQHVILPAGGFRNPKSETTKMEHEKEFGNIRSDENFFMNGMEVMNFALKEIPPLIKETLSDVNWTDADVGFYGLHQANKFLIEYVSKKARLDVNKVPISVRNFGNTSPATIPLMLTDQHEKLRQEGRLEKAILCGFGVGLSWGAVTVDLSKTEFVGPIEV encoded by the coding sequence ATGAAAGCAGATATAAAAAACGTAAGAATTTCTCACATAGTGACTGCTTTGCCGAAAACGGTAGTAGAAATTTCTTCGATGGCGAATGTGTTTGACCAAGATTTGGAGTCCATCATGAAACATACTGGAGTGGAACGCATTCATGTAGCTTCGGAATCGCAATGCACTTCAGATTTGAGTGAGGCAGCTGCAAATTATATTTTCGAAAATCTTGGAGTGAGTCGAGAATCTATAGGCGCAATAGTCTTTGTTTCCCAAACACCAGACTTTATCTTCCCACCAACTAGTACTTGCTTGCAAGATAGATTAAAACTTCGTCGTGATATTACTGCGTTTGATATCAATTATGGATGTTCTGGATTCATTTACGGTCTTTTTCAAGCGGCGATTCTTTTAAATTCCGCAAATATTGAGCGTGTACTTGTGTTAGCGGGGGACACATTGACTAGAACGATCAATCAGAGAGACCGTTCGCTTAGACTTCTCATAGGTGATGGTAGTAGTGCAACTATATTGGAGAAGGGTGAAGGTCGACTGTACTTTAATATAAAAACAGACGGCTCAGGCGCCCAACATGTAATATTACCCGCAGGTGGTTTTCGGAATCCAAAATCTGAGACAACCAAAATGGAACATGAAAAGGAGTTTGGAAATATCCGAAGTGATGAGAATTTTTTTATGAATGGAATGGAAGTGATGAACTTTGCTTTAAAAGAAATTCCACCTTTGATCAAAGAAACACTTAGCGATGTAAATTGGACAGATGCGGATGTAGGATTCTATGGTCTTCACCAAGCAAACAAATTTTTAATTGAGTATGTCTCCAAAAAGGCAAGGCTGGATGTGAATAAAGTTCCTATTTCAGTTCGAAACTTTGGCAATACAAGTCCAGCTACAATTCCCTTGATGTTGACCGATCAACATGAAAAATTAAGGCAGGAAGGGCGTCTGGAGAAGGCAATTCTATGCGGATTCGGTGTAGGTTTATCTTGGGGTGCTGTAACCGTTGATTTGAGTAAAACAGAATTCGTGGGGCCGATAGAAGTATAA
- a CDS encoding SDR family oxidoreductase yields MQKYQSIQVGDRAEIKHRVTQNDIEKFIDLTGDDNRLHHDPTFAEKTSFKKPVAHGMLGASFISTIIGTKLPGDGALWFSQTLEFLLPVRVGDELTIKAEVTKKIDKIQAIELLTEIYNQDKQKVTTGVAQVKVVDYITEIKAETELLKKEKIALVLGGTGGIGSEVCRLLSASGFKVAIHYHSGKDRAIKLQEKLKSNSTQTAIVECNLQDEAQTKNMFEQVKRKFGTITAVVNCATIKIPNIKIDSLEWSDLQKQIDINVKANFNIVQSVLPIMEENNYGKLVFLTTQYTESTPPLNLVPYVTAKYALNGFVKSIAVELAPRGICANLVSPGMTETDLIADIPEKVRLITAAKSPIQRLAKPQDVANAVLFLVSESSDYMTGETIRVNGGQVML; encoded by the coding sequence ATGCAAAAATACCAGAGTATTCAAGTAGGTGATCGAGCAGAAATAAAGCACAGAGTTACCCAAAATGACATCGAGAAATTTATTGATTTAACAGGTGATGACAATCGTCTCCATCACGACCCGACTTTTGCAGAGAAAACTTCATTTAAAAAACCTGTCGCACATGGTATGTTAGGTGCATCATTTATTTCGACTATCATAGGTACGAAGTTACCTGGTGATGGAGCACTTTGGTTTTCCCAAACTCTAGAATTTTTATTACCTGTAAGAGTTGGCGATGAACTCACTATAAAAGCAGAAGTTACTAAGAAAATTGATAAGATTCAAGCAATCGAATTGCTAACAGAAATTTATAATCAGGACAAACAGAAAGTTACAACAGGTGTTGCGCAAGTAAAAGTAGTAGACTATATAACTGAGATTAAAGCTGAAACAGAATTGTTAAAAAAAGAAAAGATTGCTTTAGTCTTGGGTGGTACCGGGGGCATTGGAAGCGAAGTATGTAGGCTTTTGTCAGCGTCTGGATTTAAAGTTGCTATTCATTATCATTCTGGAAAAGATAGAGCGATTAAACTTCAAGAAAAATTAAAATCTAATAGTACACAGACAGCAATTGTAGAATGTAATCTGCAGGATGAGGCACAAACAAAAAATATGTTTGAGCAAGTAAAAAGAAAATTTGGTACTATAACAGCAGTGGTAAATTGTGCTACGATCAAGATACCAAATATAAAAATTGATTCATTGGAATGGAGCGACCTTCAAAAGCAAATAGATATTAATGTTAAAGCTAATTTCAATATAGTTCAATCTGTTCTTCCAATTATGGAAGAGAATAATTATGGTAAACTAGTATTCTTGACAACTCAATATACTGAGAGTACGCCTCCTCTTAATTTGGTTCCCTATGTTACTGCAAAGTATGCTTTGAATGGTTTTGTAAAATCTATAGCAGTTGAATTGGCTCCGAGGGGAATTTGTGCAAATTTAGTTTCACCGGGAATGACAGAAACCGACCTAATCGCAGACATTCCAGAGAAGGTTCGCTTAATTACGGCAGCCAAATCTCCCATCCAACGCCTCGCCAAACCTCAGGATGTTGCGAATGCTGTCCTATTTCTAGTTTCGGAAAGTTCAGATTATATGACGGGAGAAACAATTAGAGTCAATGGGGGGCAAGTGATGTTATGA
- a CDS encoding HAD-IIIC family phosphatase, whose amino-acid sequence MKEMKFSDILNENSLLAQKMTGKPFRISILSNIVTTQINEILEYALRLQNINAQVSAGDYDNIVQDSAKVSDSDCVIVFWEVGNLVDGFSYKIASYNDDYLKSLQEKIENELRMVFLNLSGRPFVFFNTFTANLFTNNHLETSNLDFFCDNLNQFLRSNAPNNFHLIDLNRIFEKISVKQSADWRFFYSSKALYTVDFYKEYVEQISLYILSTYGKAKKVICLDCDNTLWKGIIGEDGIFGIECSADSKSGIYFEEVQYLLLELARNGVILCLVSKNNEEDVNQVFQQKKEMILKEEHIVLKKINWNDKASNIKDIAKELNLGLDSFVFIDDSDFEINLVREQLPEVTSIQVPKKLYEYPQLIRSVTRLFFKKNTSVEDQNRTKLYKQELERDSLKKSFETIDDYLKSLNLKLRILKNDSETLPRIAQLTQKTNQFNLTTYRYTDADIEKFHKDPNIDLFAFSLEDKFGDYGLTGVSIVKYETNLAQIDTFLMSCRILGRKAEDAFIQYLLEDIKNKGVNSVKADFIKTEKNQQVENLYERFGFRLVNSQAEHKNYFLDLTEYNIIKLEYIEVLSGR is encoded by the coding sequence ATGAAAGAAATGAAATTTTCAGACATTTTAAATGAAAATTCACTCTTGGCCCAAAAAATGACGGGAAAGCCGTTTCGAATTAGCATACTTTCCAATATCGTTACCACTCAAATCAATGAGATACTAGAGTACGCTCTTAGGTTGCAAAATATAAATGCGCAAGTAAGCGCTGGTGACTATGACAATATTGTCCAGGATTCAGCCAAGGTCTCTGATTCAGACTGTGTCATTGTATTTTGGGAAGTAGGCAATCTAGTCGATGGCTTTAGCTATAAGATTGCAAGTTATAATGATGACTATCTCAAATCGCTTCAAGAAAAAATTGAAAATGAATTGAGAATGGTGTTTTTAAATTTAAGTGGTAGACCTTTTGTTTTTTTTAATACGTTCACTGCGAATTTGTTTACCAATAATCATTTGGAAACCTCAAATCTTGATTTTTTTTGTGATAACCTCAATCAATTTTTACGAAGCAATGCACCAAATAACTTTCATTTGATCGATTTGAATCGTATTTTTGAAAAGATTTCCGTAAAACAAAGTGCGGATTGGCGTTTTTTTTATTCGTCTAAGGCTCTTTATACGGTAGATTTTTATAAGGAATATGTAGAACAGATTTCATTGTACATTCTATCTACCTATGGAAAAGCGAAGAAAGTAATTTGTCTGGATTGTGATAATACTCTATGGAAAGGAATTATCGGTGAGGATGGAATTTTTGGAATAGAATGTTCTGCCGATTCCAAATCTGGTATCTATTTTGAAGAGGTGCAATATCTACTTTTGGAATTAGCGAGAAATGGTGTTATTTTATGTTTGGTGAGTAAAAATAATGAGGAAGATGTAAACCAAGTATTCCAACAAAAAAAGGAAATGATTTTAAAAGAAGAACACATCGTTCTGAAAAAAATAAATTGGAATGATAAAGCATCAAACATTAAGGATATCGCAAAAGAATTGAATCTTGGCCTTGATAGTTTTGTCTTCATAGATGATTCAGATTTTGAAATAAATTTAGTAAGAGAGCAACTTCCAGAAGTTACTTCAATTCAAGTACCAAAAAAATTATATGAGTATCCACAATTGATAAGAAGTGTAACGAGGTTGTTCTTTAAAAAAAATACGTCTGTCGAGGATCAGAATAGGACAAAGCTCTATAAACAAGAATTGGAGAGAGATAGTTTAAAAAAATCCTTTGAAACAATAGATGATTATTTAAAATCCCTTAATTTAAAGTTAAGGATTCTTAAAAATGATTCCGAAACACTTCCTCGTATTGCGCAATTAACTCAAAAAACGAATCAATTTAATCTTACTACTTATCGATATACTGATGCAGACATTGAAAAATTCCATAAAGATCCGAATATTGATCTATTTGCTTTTAGTTTAGAGGATAAGTTTGGAGACTACGGTCTAACGGGTGTCTCGATTGTTAAATATGAGACAAATCTAGCTCAAATAGATACCTTTCTTATGAGTTGCCGGATACTTGGGAGAAAGGCAGAAGATGCATTTATACAATATCTATTGGAAGATATTAAGAATAAAGGTGTAAACTCGGTTAAAGCAGATTTTATAAAAACAGAGAAAAATCAGCAAGTGGAAAATCTGTATGAACGATTTGGTTTTCGTTTGGTGAACTCTCAGGCAGAGCATAAGAATTATTTTTTAGATTTGACGGAATATAATATTATTAAGTTGGAATATATCGAGGTTTTAAGTGGAAGATAA
- a CDS encoding acyl carrier protein: MEDKVKQIMAKVFAVDISQITEAIAPGKLKAWDSIRHMKMILALEEEFGIEFEPEEIGQMLNLKLVLNILSEKV, translated from the coding sequence GTGGAAGATAAAGTCAAACAAATTATGGCAAAGGTTTTTGCAGTAGATATTTCACAAATAACGGAAGCAATTGCACCAGGAAAATTAAAAGCTTGGGATTCCATTCGACATATGAAAATGATATTGGCACTCGAAGAAGAGTTCGGGATTGAATTTGAGCCGGAAGAGATAGGCCAAATGCTCAATTTAAAATTGGTTTTGAATATTCTCTCTGAAAAAGTTTAA
- a CDS encoding ANL family adenylate-forming protein, with the protein MEALDTLYKRIQEFGDMPAVYSGGETLTYSQFVDEIEVWRKSLRRDNVAPGTVCAIYGDFSKDTCALMFAMMMERIILVPLTTSVEKEMEGLKSIAGVQAMYDLREPKQIKFTSYDSVPQNDLVEEFRKKNRAGLIVFSSGSTGKPKGILQDCDNVAKKFIEKRRGWKTVLFLMMDHFGGFNTYLSTFAYGGTAVCLKSRSPEDVLFAIQDSGATLLPTTPTFINLMLVSGLYRHFNLSSVEIITYGTEVMPEATLKKVKEIFPNAQIKQTYGLSELGVLRSKSESDSSLWIKVGGDGFQVKVVDNILWIKSEANMVGYLNAPQPFDEEGWMSTGDEVEVQGEYIRIIGRKSEMINVGGQKVFPAEVESVLLEAENIKQATVYGVKHPLMGNVVNARVSLYESETPEQLSMRLRKYCLERLAQFKVPVRFIIVEEENQRNERFKKVRKIEEAG; encoded by the coding sequence ATGGAAGCCCTTGACACCTTGTACAAAAGAATCCAAGAATTTGGAGATATGCCTGCAGTGTACTCTGGTGGGGAGACATTGACTTATTCTCAATTTGTCGATGAAATTGAAGTTTGGAGAAAGTCTCTTCGTCGGGATAATGTTGCACCCGGAACGGTTTGTGCTATCTATGGTGATTTCTCAAAAGATACCTGTGCCTTAATGTTTGCGATGATGATGGAAAGAATCATCTTAGTTCCCTTAACAACTTCTGTTGAGAAGGAGATGGAAGGTTTGAAATCAATTGCAGGTGTACAGGCAATGTATGATCTGCGAGAACCAAAACAAATTAAATTTACTTCTTATGATTCAGTTCCGCAAAATGATCTAGTAGAAGAGTTCAGGAAAAAAAATCGGGCTGGTTTAATCGTTTTTTCTTCAGGCTCGACTGGGAAACCAAAGGGTATTTTGCAGGATTGTGACAATGTTGCAAAAAAGTTTATCGAGAAACGTAGAGGATGGAAGACCGTCCTTTTTTTAATGATGGATCATTTTGGAGGTTTTAATACTTATCTTTCTACTTTCGCCTATGGGGGGACCGCTGTTTGTTTGAAGAGCCGTTCACCTGAAGATGTTCTATTTGCGATCCAAGACTCAGGCGCGACACTTCTACCAACAACGCCGACATTTATTAATCTTATGCTTGTTTCTGGTCTCTATCGTCATTTTAATTTATCGAGTGTGGAAATCATTACCTATGGTACAGAAGTTATGCCTGAAGCTACTCTCAAAAAGGTAAAAGAAATATTTCCAAATGCACAAATAAAACAAACGTATGGACTTTCAGAGTTAGGTGTATTGCGGTCGAAATCCGAAAGTGATTCATCTCTATGGATAAAGGTCGGTGGCGATGGTTTCCAAGTTAAGGTGGTGGATAATATACTTTGGATTAAGTCTGAGGCAAATATGGTTGGATATTTAAATGCACCTCAGCCATTTGATGAAGAGGGGTGGATGTCTACGGGTGATGAGGTAGAAGTTCAAGGTGAATACATTCGAATCATAGGTAGAAAGTCAGAAATGATAAACGTTGGAGGACAAAAGGTTTTTCCAGCAGAAGTAGAGTCTGTTCTTTTAGAAGCAGAAAATATAAAGCAGGCGACCGTTTATGGTGTAAAGCATCCTCTCATGGGAAATGTCGTAAATGCGCGGGTATCATTGTATGAAAGTGAAACTCCAGAACAATTGAGCATGAGGCTAAGAAAATATTGCTTAGAAAGATTGGCTCAGTTTAAAGTTCCGGTAAGGTTTATTATTGTAGAAGAAGAGAATCAAAGAAATGAGAGATTTAAAAAAGTAAGAAAAATTGAAGAAGCAGGATAA
- a CDS encoding PIG-L family deacetylase produces MHDIYLLAHQDDELFYLPSLVHNSNITNSLFYFLTDGSFYGANPIERDLETIRVLTSIGVPEKNVIFLHEELPILDTKLVHSLEIVFNYLSKSFKKLEVANLFTLDWEGGHPDHDACFLLGAALSKTFKKDNFFSIPLYNAFESRKPFFKVMRPIRKSNELLRIKIPFRVACKVLFLIKNYRSQWKSWLGLFPFVFIQILINRSIVLLRNQPGWVCERPHQSELYYEMRNWIQYDQFIDAAHPFLKKHNLVR; encoded by the coding sequence ATGCATGATATTTATTTACTTGCGCATCAAGACGATGAGCTATTTTATTTACCTTCCCTAGTCCATAATTCAAACATTACAAACAGTTTATTTTATTTTTTAACGGATGGTTCTTTTTATGGAGCTAATCCGATTGAAAGAGATTTAGAGACAATAAGAGTACTTACTAGTATAGGTGTTCCGGAAAAGAATGTTATTTTTCTTCATGAAGAATTACCCATATTAGACACAAAGCTCGTGCATTCACTCGAGATAGTATTTAACTATCTCTCCAAAAGTTTTAAAAAATTGGAAGTAGCTAATCTATTTACACTTGATTGGGAGGGTGGTCATCCTGACCACGATGCATGTTTTTTACTCGGTGCCGCGCTATCAAAGACTTTTAAAAAGGATAACTTCTTTTCGATACCCTTGTACAATGCTTTTGAATCAAGAAAGCCTTTCTTTAAAGTGATGAGGCCGATTCGCAAAAGCAATGAATTGCTTCGAATAAAAATTCCTTTTAGAGTTGCTTGCAAAGTTCTTTTCTTAATCAAAAATTACCGTTCGCAATGGAAATCATGGCTTGGATTATTTCCATTTGTATTTATTCAAATACTGATTAATCGTTCTATAGTTCTTCTTCGTAATCAGCCTGGCTGGGTCTGTGAGCGTCCTCATCAGAGTGAGTTGTACTACGAAATGAGAAATTGGATACAATATGATCAGTTTATAGATGCTGCCCACCCATTCCTAAAAAAACACAATCTGGTGCGTTAA